In Phoenix dactylifera cultivar Barhee BC4 chromosome 11, palm_55x_up_171113_PBpolish2nd_filt_p, whole genome shotgun sequence, the following are encoded in one genomic region:
- the LOC103715159 gene encoding oxygen-evolving enhancer protein 1, chloroplastic → MAASLQAAATLMQPAKVAATGRNLAGQQLRTGSHLSKAFGFEPAGARLTCSLQSDLRDLAQKCADATKLAGFALATSALVVSGANAEGVPKRLTYDEIQSKTYMEVKGTGTANQCPTIEGGVDNFAFKPGKYQMKKLCLEPTSFTVKAEGVSKNSPPEFQKTKLMTRLTYTLDEIEGPFEVSPSGTVNFVEKDGIDYAAVTVQLPGGERVPFLFTVKQLVASGKPESFGGQFLVPSYRGSSFLDPKGRGGSTGYDNAVALPAGGRGDEEELTKENIKNTSSSTGTITLSVTKSKPESGEVIGVFESIQPSDTDLGAKVPKEVKIQGIWYAQLES, encoded by the exons atggCAGCGTCACTCCAAGCCGCGGCTACGTTGATGCAACCGGCTAAGGTCGCTGCCACAGGCCGGAACCTGGCCGGGCAGCAACTGAGAACCGGTTCTCACCTCTCCAAGGCCTTCGGCTTCGAGCCCGCAGGAGCCAGGCTCACCTGCTCGCTCCAGTCGGATCTCCGAGACCTGGCTCAGAAATGCGCCGACGCCACCAAGCTCGCCGGCTTCGCCCTCGCCACCTCGGCCCTCGTTGTTTCG GGAGCGAACGCAGAGGGAGTGCCCAAGAGGCTGACGTACGATGAGATCCAGAGCAAGACATACATGGAAGTGAAGGGCACGGGCACCGCCAACCAGTGCCCGACCATCGAGGGCGGCGTCGACAATTTCGCCTTCAAGCCcggaaagtaccagatgaagaaGCTCTGCCTCGAGCCGACCTCCTTCACCGTCAAAGCCGAGGGTGTCAGCAAGAACTCCCCACCTGAATTCCAGAAAACGAAGCTCATGACTCGCCTCACCTACACGCTCGACGAGATCGAGGGCCCCTTCGAGGTCTCTCCCAGCGGCACGGTCAATTTCGTGGAGAAGGATGGCATCGACTACGCGGCGGTCACCGTCCAGCTCCCGGGTGGCGAGAGAGTGCCATTCCTGTTTACTGTCAAGCAGCTCGTGGCCTCGGGCAAGCCGGAGAGCTTCGGAGGGCAGTTCTTGGTGCCGAGCTACCGGGGCTCCTCGTTCCTcgaccccaaggggaggggagggTCTACCGGTTATGACAATGCCGTGGCTTTGCCGGCCGGAGGGAGAGGAGATGAGGAGGAGCTCACCAAGGAGAACATAAAGAACACGTCGTCGTCGACCGGGACGATCAcgctgagcgtgaccaagagcAAGCCAGAGTCGGGGGAGGTGATCGGAGTGTTCGAGAGCATTCAGCCTTCTGATACAGATTTGGGGGCTAAGGTTCCCAAGGAAGTGAAGATCCAGGGCATCTGGTACGCCCAGCTCGAGTCGTAG